In the genome of Segatella copri, one region contains:
- a CDS encoding ATP-binding protein has product MKELLKRIIFEQQENCKHLMQDAIPRHIEEEWLTTTEILIITGVRRCGKSVLLQQLRDKLEEKDFFFNFDDERLVNFKLEDFATLQECFFELFGEQHTYYFDEIQNIAGWETFVRRLYNEGNKVVVTGSNARMLSKEMGTHLTGRYISVEVYPFSFAEYLQLEHIEPSQKDFYLMASRSKLLGHFRDFLERGGFPKYLQTGSVSYLSSLYESIIFRDVMARNGLTNDKEIKELAFYLASNATKRVTYNSLGKIVGIRHPETIKNYLEYIQQTYMIFQLLKYAPSVKTQMLSPKKVYFIDNAIISRMGFNVTDNNGVKLENAVFIELLRRGYDLFYHADKKECDFVVREGVRITQAYQVTVKMDDEKTRKREIEGLQEAMEIYDLSEGYIITLNEKEELTVDGKAVHIIPAWEWMLK; this is encoded by the coding sequence CACGGAAATCCTTATCATAACTGGTGTAAGACGATGTGGAAAGTCGGTGTTGCTGCAGCAACTGCGTGATAAGTTGGAGGAGAAAGATTTCTTCTTCAATTTTGACGATGAGCGTCTTGTAAACTTTAAGCTTGAAGATTTTGCAACCTTGCAGGAATGCTTCTTTGAGCTTTTCGGTGAGCAGCACACCTATTACTTTGATGAGATTCAAAACATTGCGGGTTGGGAAACCTTTGTCAGACGTCTTTACAATGAAGGCAATAAGGTGGTGGTGACAGGATCCAATGCCCGGATGCTGAGCAAGGAGATGGGCACTCACCTCACAGGGCGTTATATCTCTGTGGAGGTTTATCCTTTCTCTTTTGCCGAATACCTGCAGCTGGAGCATATTGAGCCTTCGCAGAAAGATTTCTATCTGATGGCGAGTCGTTCCAAACTGTTGGGACATTTCCGTGATTTCTTGGAGAGGGGTGGTTTCCCGAAGTATCTTCAGACGGGTTCCGTCAGTTACCTGTCCTCACTTTATGAGAGCATTATCTTCCGGGATGTGATGGCTCGCAATGGTCTTACAAACGACAAGGAAATTAAAGAACTTGCATTTTATCTTGCCAGCAATGCCACCAAGCGTGTTACCTATAACTCGCTGGGAAAGATAGTGGGCATTCGCCATCCCGAAACTATCAAGAACTATCTGGAATATATTCAGCAAACCTACATGATATTCCAGTTGTTGAAGTATGCTCCATCGGTAAAGACCCAGATGTTGAGCCCGAAGAAGGTGTATTTTATAGATAATGCCATCATCAGCAGGATGGGTTTCAATGTCACGGATAACAATGGTGTAAAACTGGAGAATGCCGTTTTCATCGAATTGCTGCGAAGGGGTTACGACTTGTTCTACCATGCCGACAAGAAAGAGTGCGACTTTGTGGTGAGAGAAGGTGTAAGGATTACCCAGGCTTACCAGGTTACGGTGAAGATGGATGATGAGAAGACTCGCAAGCGTGAAATAGAGGGCTTGCAAGAGGCGATGGAAATCTATGATTTGTCTGAGGGTTACATCATTACGCTGAATGAGAAAGAGGAGCTTACCGTGGATGGTAAGGCGGTGCATATAATTCCTGCTTGGGAATGGATGCTGAAGTAA
- a CDS encoding TIGR00730 family Rossman fold protein, producing the protein MKIAVFCSANKNIDPDFFTMTEEMGKWMAENGHDLVFGGCNSGLMDCIGKAVKANGGRTIGVVPTLVERGGRTFPDLDIEIPCDNLSDRKDLMLAQSDIFVALPGGIGTLDEIFTIAAAHTIGYHHKMMILYNMKGFWNSTIALLDDMAEKSMIRGNWRDVIEVADNLEELKVIVENSH; encoded by the coding sequence ATGAAAATAGCAGTTTTTTGTTCAGCAAATAAGAATATCGACCCCGACTTCTTCACGATGACTGAAGAGATGGGAAAGTGGATGGCAGAAAACGGCCACGACCTGGTTTTCGGCGGCTGCAACTCTGGTCTGATGGATTGCATCGGCAAGGCGGTGAAGGCGAATGGCGGCAGAACCATCGGTGTGGTTCCTACGCTTGTAGAGCGAGGCGGCAGAACCTTCCCTGACCTCGACATCGAGATTCCGTGTGATAATCTCAGCGACCGCAAGGACCTGATGCTTGCCCAGAGCGACATCTTCGTAGCCCTTCCTGGCGGCATCGGCACCCTGGATGAAATCTTCACCATCGCCGCCGCCCACACCATCGGCTACCACCACAAGATGATGATTCTCTACAACATGAAAGGCTTCTGGAACTCCACCATCGCCCTTTTGGACGATATGGCAGAGAAAAGCATGATTCGTGGCAATTGGCGAGATGTGATAGAAGTAGCGGATAACCTGGAAGAGTTAAAGGTGATAGTTGAAAATTCCCATTAA
- a CDS encoding alpha/beta hydrolase family protein gives MKRIITYSIIALLQASVALAQTSVSLAQTPVSHAQTPSKPKLQKREKYEWQGEIPTYVETLKKELTYPMAWGNSPIKNFKKWKKAARAKVFECMMTSPKAAAAWDMEVLGEERRDGYKAQKIAFNINAYSRITAYLLIPDGKGPFPTVNALHDHGAHLFIGKEKMIRPFFTPEEKDAPEKQALCQEILDDADAWAKQLYDNQYVGDYLAKHGYVVFSADAPMWGERGRKEGVDRNKYDLIAGNMMMLGRDLSAFMTYDDISSTEFLASLPMVDAKRIGCVGCSMGAYRSWMLSALSDRIKAGASICWMITTDVQLTRRFGRKENGGFANCIPGLRQYLDYPHIASLACPKPMLFINGTKDKLFPVPGVKDAFTEMHKVWKSQGADNLLDTELWDIPHSCGLKAQEKMLEFLDKNLK, from the coding sequence ATGAAAAGGATTATCACATATAGTATTATTGCATTGTTGCAGGCGTCGGTGGCGCTTGCTCAGACCTCTGTATCGCTTGCACAAACCCCTGTGTCGCATGCGCAAACCCCTTCGAAGCCGAAGCTTCAGAAGCGAGAGAAGTATGAATGGCAGGGAGAGATTCCTACCTATGTAGAAACGCTGAAGAAGGAACTGACGTATCCGATGGCTTGGGGAAACAGTCCGATTAAGAACTTCAAAAAATGGAAGAAGGCGGCAAGAGCGAAGGTGTTTGAATGTATGATGACGTCTCCGAAAGCGGCTGCGGCTTGGGATATGGAAGTATTGGGCGAGGAACGGAGAGACGGATATAAGGCGCAGAAAATCGCCTTTAATATCAACGCCTATTCCCGAATTACGGCTTATCTCCTGATTCCGGATGGCAAGGGCCCGTTCCCAACAGTCAATGCGCTTCATGATCATGGTGCTCATCTCTTTATAGGAAAGGAGAAGATGATTCGTCCTTTCTTTACTCCGGAAGAGAAAGATGCTCCGGAGAAGCAGGCGCTCTGTCAGGAGATTCTTGATGATGCAGATGCGTGGGCAAAACAGCTTTACGATAATCAGTATGTGGGCGATTATCTGGCGAAACATGGCTACGTGGTCTTTTCTGCAGATGCTCCGATGTGGGGAGAACGAGGCCGGAAGGAAGGCGTGGATAGAAACAAATACGACCTGATAGCCGGCAACATGATGATGCTGGGTAGAGACCTCTCTGCCTTCATGACTTACGATGATATTTCCAGCACCGAGTTCCTGGCTTCGCTGCCGATGGTGGATGCGAAGCGTATCGGATGCGTAGGCTGTTCGATGGGAGCCTATCGTTCGTGGATGCTCTCGGCTTTATCGGATAGAATCAAGGCGGGTGCTTCCATCTGCTGGATGATTACCACCGATGTTCAACTTACCCGGAGATTCGGAAGAAAGGAAAATGGCGGCTTTGCGAATTGCATCCCGGGGTTGAGGCAATATCTCGACTATCCTCACATCGCCTCCCTCGCTTGTCCGAAGCCGATGCTCTTCATCAATGGCACAAAAGACAAGCTCTTCCCTGTACCTGGTGTAAAAGATGCTTTCACCGAAATGCACAAGGTTTGGAAGAGTCAGGGGGCTGATAATCTGCTTGATACGGAGCTTTGGGATATTCCTCATTCCTGCGGCTTGAAGGCGCAGGAGAAAATGCTGGAGTTTCTGGATAAGAATTTGAAATAG
- a CDS encoding DUF2971 domain-containing protein translates to MVQSKFTNQILHFTSYDVLKSIIKNDGLHFWASRYDCMNDSLEYKWLYEPLKEKITKNNITLKGQVDSLYELFPYVVSFSEASDTKYLWEKYGKNGNGVCLVMNRKIMLPTDEQFAKEGDYLASVRYATEQNKMAKLAEVTLEYRKEGYGTANISEEFVDEIACCPFVKCEEWSKEEEVRYVRIRERNMQVSCSENGVYFSYPQDKKCVKYRDNNGKQVPYLDIVFSKLSLEGILIGKQLNFETTEKTIKTLLQQIGYKNISVEQLMY, encoded by the coding sequence ATGGTACAGTCCAAATTTACAAATCAAATATTGCACTTTACAAGTTACGATGTCTTAAAGAGCATCATAAAAAATGACGGATTGCATTTTTGGGCAAGCCGTTATGATTGTATGAATGATTCTCTAGAATATAAGTGGTTGTATGAGCCGTTGAAAGAGAAAATAACCAAAAATAATATAACTCTTAAAGGGCAAGTAGATTCTTTGTATGAGCTATTCCCTTATGTTGTTTCTTTCTCTGAAGCATCTGATACTAAATACTTATGGGAAAAATATGGTAAAAATGGAAATGGGGTGTGCCTGGTCATGAATAGAAAAATAATGCTACCAACTGATGAACAATTTGCGAAAGAAGGTGACTATTTGGCATCTGTTAGATATGCGACAGAGCAAAATAAGATGGCAAAACTGGCAGAGGTTACATTAGAATATCGTAAGGAGGGCTATGGGACGGCTAATATTAGTGAAGAGTTTGTTGATGAGATTGCCTGTTGTCCTTTTGTGAAATGTGAAGAATGGAGCAAAGAGGAAGAGGTGCGCTATGTAAGAATACGTGAGCGCAATATGCAAGTTTCATGTTCAGAGAACGGAGTGTATTTTTCTTATCCACAGGATAAAAAATGTGTAAAGTATCGTGATAATAATGGCAAGCAAGTTCCTTATTTAGACATAGTTTTCTCAAAGTTGTCTTTGGAAGGAATTCTGATAGGCAAACAATTAAATTTTGAAACAACAGAAAAGACAATAAAAACTTTATTGCAGCAAATAGGTTATAAGAATATATCTGTAGAACAATTAATGTAT